Proteins from a genomic interval of Odontesthes bonariensis isolate fOdoBon6 chromosome 7, fOdoBon6.hap1, whole genome shotgun sequence:
- the LOC142384733 gene encoding parathyroid hormone-related protein-like: MCSLILLHQWSLAVLLLCSPVSHDGRPVDALINRTRRSVSHAQLMHDKSRSIHEFRRRMLLQELLVEVHTADERAPPMQSRTSSQAYSGNVLRQKPPGATKDLPERVKQDGEGPNLPQETNKAVAYKDQPLKVATKRKKKVRLGRRNEKKRWRARSANSKGPRGTQNPA, encoded by the exons ATGTGCTCTTTAATATTGCTTCATCAGTGGAGTCTGGCTGTGCTCTTGCTGTGCTCCCCAGTGAGTCACGATGGGAGACCAGTTGATGCACTTATTAACAGAAC GAGGAGGTCAGTGAGCCACGCCCAGCTGATGCACGACAAAAGCCGCTCCATACACGAGTTCAGGCGTCGCATGTTGCTACAGGAGCTGCTGGTGGAGGTGCACACAGCCGATGAGCGTGCACCGCCCATGCAGAGCAGAACCTCGAGCCAAGCCTACAGTGGAAATGTCCTACGCCAGAAACCCCCAGGGGCCACCAAGGACCTCCCTGAGAGAGTCAAGCAGGATGGGGAGGGCCCTAACCTCCCCCAGGAGACCAACAAGGCTGTCGCTTATAAGGACCAGCCACTAAAAGTTGCCaccaagaggaaaaaaaaggtgagGTTAGGTAGGCGCAATGAAAAGAAGAGGTGGCGAGCACGGTCTGCCAATTCAAAGGGGCCACGAGGGACACAGAATCCTGCCTAA
- the LOC142384734 gene encoding galanin receptor 2a, whose product MAVPNTYGVIFACICGVILGIGLCANLLVFSLFAKYNTLRKNRLDILLFSLTLADFLTLLLIPLTLHTAVSHSWPFGDTSCKVYQFLLAFSLAASTYSLCAVSMTRAMIITNPYQPPTMDLVILMFVLVWALSFFISLPLRMFATKERLNPSLASFSFCLPTIQEHHYQVVLSQFVLYYFVPMLVIAFNYVRLALFLHKSPVMSMSSARNTRRASVMVFLAAATFSVCWLPGYVLELCVYLGLYRHGPDWDMFYFICTMLQYLHPSINPVLYVLLSKRYRHRRAAWLFSCNRNRVQPQVNSVTTDSL is encoded by the coding sequence ATGGCTGTTCCCAACACTTATGGGGTGATTTTTGCCTGCATCTGTGGAGTGATCCTAGGCATTGGGCTCTGTGCCAACCTGCTAGTCTTCTCTTTGTTTGCCAAGTACAACACACTACGTAAGAACCGCCTGGACATCCTCCTCTTCAGCTTGACACTAGCTGACTTCCTAACCCTCTTACTCATACCCCTCACCCTGCACACGGCTGTAAGCCACTCCTGGCCTTTCGGTGACACCTCCTGCAAGGTCTACCAGTTCCTACTTGCATTTAGCCTGGCGGCTAGCACCTATTCACTGTGTGCTGTGTCCATGACCCGTGCCATGATCATCACTAACCCATACCAGCCGCCTACAATGGACCTTGTCATTCTCATGTTTGTTTTGGTCTGGGCCCTAAGCTTCTTCATCAGTCTGCCTCTCCGAATGTTTGCCACCAAGGAAAGGCTAAACCCGAGCCTGGCAAGTTTCTCATTCTGCCTTCCAACCATTCAAGAGCACCACTACCAAGTGGTCCTGAGCCAGTTTGTACTTTATTACTTTGTTCCAATGCTGGTCATCGCCTTCAACTATGTCCGTCTGGCtctttttttgcacaagagtcCTGTAATGTCAATGTCCAGCGCCAGGAACACCCGCAGAGCCTCGGTCATGGTGTTTTTGGCTGCTGCAACCTTCTCAGTGTGCTGGCTGCCTGGGTATGTCCTGGAGCTGTGTGTGTACCTGGGGCTGTATCGTCACGGACCGGATTGGGATATGTTCTACTTTATTTGCACAATGCTCCAGTACCTTCACCCCAGCATTAACCCAGTCCTATATGTGCTGTTGTCGAAGCGCTATCGCCACAGGAGGGCAGCCTGGCTCTTCAGCTGCAACAGGAACAGAGTGCAGCCGCAGGTCAACAGCGTTACCACAGACAGCCTTTAA